A region from the Triticum aestivum cultivar Chinese Spring chromosome 3D, IWGSC CS RefSeq v2.1, whole genome shotgun sequence genome encodes:
- the LOC123079989 gene encoding fructose-bisphosphate aldolase 1, cytoplasmic gives MSAYCGKYKDELIQNAAYIGTPGKGILAADESTGTIGKRFASINVENVEDNRRALRELLFCTPGALQYLSGVILFEETLYQSTKGGKPFVDILKAGNVLPGIKVDKGTIELAGTNGETTTQGFDDLGKRCAKYYEAGARFAKWRAVLKIGATEPSQLSIDQNAQGLARYAIICQENGLVPIVEPEILVDGPHDIDRCAYVTEVVLAACYKALNDQHVLLEGTLLKPNMVTPGSDSKKVAPEVIAEYTVRTLQRTVPAAVPAIVFLSGGQSEEEATLNLNAMNKLQTKKPWNLSFSFGRALQQSTLKAWSGKTENEEKARAAFLVRCKANSEATLGTYKGDATLAEGASESLHVKDYKY, from the exons ATGTCGGCCTACTGCGGAAAGTACAAGG ATGAGCTCATCCAGAACGCTGCCTACATTGGCACCCCTGGCAAGGGTATCCTCGCTGCTGATGAGTCCACAGGCACCATCGGCAAGCGCTTCGCCAGCATCAATGTTGAGAACGTTGAGGACAACCGTCGTGCcctccgtgagctcctcttctGCACCCCTGGTGCCCTCCAGTACCTCAGCGGTGTGATCCTCTTTGAGGAGACTCTGTACCAGAGCACCAAGGGTGGCAAGCCCTTTGTCGACATCCTCAAGGCGGGCAATGTCCTCCCCGGCATCAAGGTGGACAAGGGTACCATTGAGCTCGCTGGAACCAACGGTGAGACCACCACCCAGGGCTTTGATGACCTTGGCAAGCGCTGCGCCAAGTACTACGAGGCTGGTGCCCGCTTCGCCAAGTGGCGTGCAGTCCTCAAGATCGGCGCCACCGAGCCATCGCAGCTCTCCATCGACCAGAACGCTCAGGGTCTGGCTCGCTATGCCATCATCTGCCAGGAGAATGGTCTGGTGCCCATTGTCGAGCCCGAGATCCTTGTTGATGGACCTCATGACATTGACCGCTGTGCTTATGTCACCGAGGTCGTCCTTGCTGCCTGCTACAAGGCCCTCAACGACCAGCATGTCCTCCTCGAGGGCACCCTCCTGAAGCCCAACATGGTCACCCCTGGTTCCGACTCCAAGAAGGTGGCCCCTGAGGTGATTGCTGAGTACACTGTCCGCACCCTCCAGAGGACCGTCCCTGCTGCCGTCCCCGCCATTGTCTTCCTCTCTGGTGGACAGAGTGAGGAGGAGGCGACCCTGAACCTGAACGCCATGAACAAGCTCCAGACCAAGAAGCCATGGAACCTGTCCTTCTCCTTTGGGCGTGCCCTCCAGCAGAGCACCCTCAAGGCCTGGTCCGGCAAGACGGAGAACGAGGAGAAGGCCAGGGCGGCGTTCCTGGTGAGGTGCAAGGCCAATTCCGAGGCCACCCTCGGCACCTACAAGGGTGACGCCACCCTCGCTGAGGGCGCCTCTGAGAGCCTCCACGTCAAGGACTACAAGTACTGA